The Solea senegalensis isolate Sse05_10M linkage group LG4, IFAPA_SoseM_1, whole genome shotgun sequence genome includes a region encoding these proteins:
- the gpx1b gene encoding glutathione peroxidase 1b has translation MTARMAAKFYDLTAKLLTGETFNFSSLRGKVVLVENVASLUGTTTRDYVQMNELHGRYADKGLVILGVPCNQFGHQENCKNEEILLSLKYVRPGNGFEPKFQLLEKVDVNGKDAHPLFVFLREKLPFPSDERSALMNDPKCIIWSPVCRNDVAWNFEKFLIGPDGVPFKRYSRRFLTSDIEADIKKLLSQAH, from the exons ATGACCGCCAGAATGGCAGCGAAGTTCTACGACCTCACGGCTAAATTGTTGACAGGAGAGACCTTTAACTTCTCCTCTCTGCGGGGAAAAGTGGTCCTCGTTGAGAATGTGGCGTCTCTCTGAGGAACGACAACCAGGGACTACGTCCAGATGAACGAGCTCCACGGGCGCTACGCCGACAAGGGGCTCGTTATCCTGGGAGTTCCCTGCAACCAGTTCGGCCACCAG GAGAACTGCAAGAACGAGGAAATCCTGCTGTCCCTGAAGTACGTCCGTCCTGGCAACGGCTTCGAGCCCAAGTTCCAGCTCCTGGAGAAGGTGGACGTGAACGGGAAGGACGCTCATCCCCTGTTTGTGTTCCTGAGAGAGAAGCTGCCGTTCCCCAGCGACGAGCGCTCCGCCCTCATGAACGACCCAAAGTGCATCATCTGGAGCCCCGTGTGCCGCAACGACGTGGCCTGGAACTTCGAGAAGTTCCTCATCGGGCCTGACGGGGTGCCGTTCAAGCGCTACAGCAGGAGGTTCCTCACCAGCGACATCGAGGCAGACATCAAGAAGCTCCTCAGCCAGGCGCACTAA
- the fancd2 gene encoding Fanconi anemia group D2 protein isoform X1, with protein sequence MMLRKKRRSSADKGETSTTTNKAKKSRSTGRHPKVAVPVVTNESAFTIFLREAGVTLKRGGTSNEIAVDQVVFQKRIEQQIRKSPKYPGVVQEFVTGLESHIEDADSFRNCLLPCVPRLSDGDDSSASSFQESLLRMLLAIELLQTSIINTLLEKLPEFMLDGTGDGGLSIPRMIINQLKWLDRVVDSKELAEKLMELVSVAPVDVARDIITSLPEILEDSQHNDIARELNSLLQTNTQLTVPILDALSSLNLSSSLLTEVRGAVMATLAAVQLEDLPVVVKFILHSVSASDAHEVVNDLRQKLELEQCVLPPVLQASQSRMKSKGATEVTSTPGAGNSITLTLDGIKSAVRFQKTISEAWLKAIESVDEAEDHKVIDLLVLFILHCTNANLSRRGAERVLKLKVRTGLIQETLLQKTFRDYSQVLRGYFPSILSLAQCLLRSHDPCVVPFGGFMYRLSFTVFDSYCQQEVVGSLVTHVCSGVAGEVDMALELLCDLVTEKPTEMALYAVFVKGILDYMDNLTPQQIRRLFHLLSRLAFGQQQQGSHIQDDMHIVIRKQLSSTVPKYKRIGIIGAIRIVGSMGAFRPKVKDTQNEALPQETFRQVTALLELVRSSSESSPEATALFYDELANLISSSTLDPSVQEHISKSVIDDFQNDFVVDVCPEIKGSFPLPVHLMYNLEVLDENSIAINLLPLLAKDIQNKSEQQSQSKKAHKRVSPLCLAPFFRLLRLCEEKQNPGTLENIDGLLGCPLVLTDMGVVEKIESLSKAEREFLCNLLFYTINWFRETVNAFCGQKETEMKMKVMTRLQNITYLQTLLERVLAGTPGFLPPVANFDGDSAEGAILVSSTAPVNKAKKDGTGKKRKAAGKSSLDSSSMHDETTEADDTQQEQPEKEKEKEILHGVSLVSYRQFFRELDVEVLSVLQCGLLSRSLLDSELHTKVQEEVLLGPAELVLLLEDMLRKLEFSLTSAPVKRAPFLKARADKSAGFSHLQQRSAKDIATFCVQLLPALCSHLENCHNHFQTLLTDNNGVMDGPATDVQEQQLMTSCYQLLLRVLNTTFSWSGFSLPGQRSLLKKALGVVAERLKGQSELILEKLVKHSIKYLLNFSGTMPSLSTALCLTRLLSTVSEKGGNPAAFREQTASLVKRFLSQDWVTASGEKERGSKFNETLHTLLSIYLENVDDVLTAVEEIAENQVSELVNASKDEGSSSWPTLNRQTFLVFYKVMMAELEKAVKKIPASKMSDNAETQSEKLLTWNLAVRDFNILVNLVKVFDSRPVLNVCLKYGRLFLESFLKLGMPLLDYSFKKHKGEVHNLLKTFQLSTRQLHHMCGHSKIRQDVSLTNHVPALKKSLEQFLYRVKATLTLNNCQEAFWIGTLKNRNLKGEEILSQRSQDSDDDDDDEEEQGPALSAQAKAEAKISDSEESTKINGVNDVDEEDITEDSE encoded by the exons ATG ATGTTGCGCAAAAAACGACGCTCGTCTGCGGATAAAGGAGAGACATCCACCACAACTAACA AGGCAAAGAAGAGCCGCAGCACAGGTCGTCATCCTAAAGTCGCCGTTCCTGTCGTCACTAATGAAAGTGCATTTACCATATTCCTGAGAGAAGCAGGTGTCACCTTAAAGCGAGGTGGCACATCCAATGAGATCG ctgTCGATCAAGTCGTCTTCCAGAAAAGGATAGAGCAACAAATACGGAAGAGTCCCAAGTACCCTGGA GTTGTTCAGGAGTTTGTCACTGGGTTAGAGAGTCACATTGAAGACGCAGATAGTTTTAGGAATTGCCTCCTGCCGTGTGTCCCGCGATTGTCTGACGGAGATGACAG TTCTGCCAGCTCATTCCAGGAAAGTCTGCTACGCATGCTGTTGGCTATTGAACTTCTGCAG ACTTCCATCATTAACACCTTGCTTGAAAAACTCCCCGAGTTCATGCTCGATGG AACCGGAGATGGAGGACTCAGCATTCCACGCATGATCATTAACCAGCTCAAATGGCTCGACAGGGTGGTGGACAGCAAG GAGTTGGCAGAGAAGCTCATGGAGCTGGTGTCCGTAGCGCCGGTGGATGTCGCGCGAGACATAATCACCAGTCTGCCCGAGATACTGGAAGACTCGCAGCACAATGACATCGCCAGAGAGCTCAA cTCTTTGCTCCAGACCAACACTCAGCTGACCGTTCCCATCCTGGACGCTCTCTCCAGTCTGAACCTCAGCTCCTCATTACTGACTGAG GTCCGTGGAGCAGTTATGGCCACGCTGGCTGCCGTGCAGCTGGAAGACCTGCCCGTGGTTGTCAAGTTCATCCTGCACTCTGTTTCAGCCTCTGACGCACATGAG gtGGTGAATGATCTTCGTCagaagctggagctggagcagtGTGTTCTCCCTCCAGTGTTGCAGGCCTCTCAGAGCCGCATGAAGAGCAAAGGAGCAacaga GGTCACGTCCACTCCAGGAGCTGGGAACAGCATTACACTGACACTGGACGGCATCAAGTCAGCAGTGAGATTTCAAAAAACTATTTCAGAGGCTTGGCTCAAg GCAATCGAGTCTGTGGATGAAGCTGAGGACCACAAG GTAATAGATCTGCTGGTGCTGTTCATCCTCCACTGCACCAATGCCAACCTTAGTCGACGAGGAGCAGAGCGAGTGCTGAAGCTTAAAGTGAGGACAGGACTGATTCAGGAGACTCTGCTGCAGAAGACCTTCAGGGACTATTCCCAG GTCTTGCGAGGGTATTTCCCGTCCATCTTGTCTTTGGCTCAGTGCTTGTTGCGCTCCCATGACCCCTGTGTGGTCCCTTTTGGCGGATTCATGTACCGACTCTCCTTCACCGTGTTTGACTCGTACTGCCAACAA GAGGTGGTGGGCTCTTTAGTGACCCATGTCTGCAGTGGTGTGGCGGGGGAGGTGGACATGGCCCTGGAGCTTCTCTGTGACCTGGTCACAGAGAAACCCACAGAAATGGCTCTGTATGCCGTCTTTGTGAAG GGGATTTTGGACTACATGGACAACCTCACACCTCAGCAGATACGCAGACTTTTCCACCTCCTGAGCAGACTGGCCTTTGGGCAGCAGCAACAAGGCTCTCACATTCAG GACGACATGCACATCGTGATCCGTAAGCAGCTCTCCAGCACCGTGCCCAAGTACAAGCGCATCGGCATCATTGGTGCCATCAGGATTGTAGGCAGCATGGGGGCCTTCAG GCCCAAAGTGAAGGACACACAGAATGAGGCGTTACCTCAGGAGACGTTCAGACAG GTGACGGCTCTGTTGGAACTCGTGAGGTCAAGCAGCGAGAGTTCACCCGAGGCCACGGCTCTGTTCTACGATGAACTCGCCAATCTAATCTCGAGCTCCACCCTGGACCCGAGTGTGCAG GAACACATTTCAAAGAGCGTCATAGACGACTTTCAGAACGACTTTGTGGTGGATGTTTGCCCTGAAATAAAAGG GTCCTTCCCTCTACCGGTTCATTTGATGTACAACCTGGAAGTACTGGATGAGAACAGCATCGCCATCAACCTGTTGCCTCTGCTGGCGAAAGATATTCAGAACAAAAGCGAGCAGCAGAGTCAAAGCAAGAAGGCGCACAA gagagtgtctcctctctgtctggcTCCGTTTTTTCGCCTCCTGAGACTGTGTGAGGAGAAGCAGAATCCTGGAACCCTGGAAAACATTGATGGTCTTCTGG GCTGTCCTCTGGTCCTTACAGACATGGGTGTAGTGGAGAAAATCGAGAGCCTGTCGAAAGCTGAGAGGGAGTTTCTTTGTAACTTACTCTTTTACACCATCAACTGGTTCAGAGAG ACTGTAAATGCATTTTGTGGGCAAAAAGAAactgagatgaagatgaaggtgaTGACCCGACTGCAGAACATCACGTACCTTCAGACGCTGCTGGAGAGGGTGCTGGCTG GAACGCCTGGTTTTCTTCCACCTGTTGCTAACTTTGATGGAGACAGCGCAGAGGGAGCAATACTAGTTAGTTCCACTGCTCCTGTGAACAAGGCAAAGAAAG ATGGTacaggaaagaagaggaaggcAGCCGGTAAGAGCTCCTTAGACAGCAGCTCCATGCACGATGAGACGACTGAGGCAGATGACACTCAGCAG GAGCAGCccgagaaggagaaggagaaggagatcTTACATGGAGTCAGTCTGGTGTCCTACAGACAGTTTTTCAGGGAGCTGGACGTGGAGGTGCTGAGCGTGCTGCAGTGTGGCCTCCTGTCTCGCTCACTGTTGGACTCTGAGCTCCACACCAAA GTGCAAGAGGAAGTCCTGCTGGGTCCGGCCGAGCTCGTCCTCCTGCTGGAGGACATGCTTCGCAAACTGGAGTTCAGTCTCACCTCTGCTCCTGTCAAGAGAGCGCCGTTCCTCAAG gCAAGAGCTGATAAAAGCGCTGGTTTCTCCCATCTGCAGCAGAGGAGCGCCAAGGACATCGCTACCTTCTGTGTGCAGCTGTTACCTGCGCTCTGCTCACACTTGGAGAACTGCCACAACCACTTTCAG ACTCTGCTGACGGACAACAACGGTGTCATGGATGGACCGGCCACAGACGTGCAGGAGCAACAGTTGATGACATCTTGCTATCAGCTGCTCCTGCGGGTTCTGAACACCACCTTCAGCTG gTCTGGATTCAGTTTGCCAGGTCAGAGAAGTTTACTGAAGAAAGCTCTGGGAGTTGTCGCTGAACGACTCAAGGGACAGTCCGAGTTGATCCTGGAGAAGCTCGTTAA acACTCCATCAAGTACCTGCTCAACTTCAGCGGCACGATGCCGAGTCTCAGCACCGCTCTGTGTCTCACCCGGCTTCTGTCCACCGTGTCGGAGAAAGGAGGAAACCCCGCTGCCTTCCGAGAGCAAACCG CTTCACTTGTGAAGCGTTTCCTGAGTCAAGACTGGGTGACGGCCAGTGGAGAGAAGGAGCGAGGGAGCAAATTCAATGAAACACTTCACACTCTTCTAAG CATCTACCTAGAAAATGTCGACGACGTTCTAACGGCCGTGGAGGAAATAGCTGAAAATCAAGTCTCTGAGCTCGTTAATGCATCAAAGGACGAGGGCTCGTCATCGTGGCCCACTCTCAACAG GCAAACATTCCTGGTCTTCTATAAAGTGATGATGGCAGAGCTGGAAAAAGCTGTCAAGAAGATTCCTGCGAGCAAAATGAGTGACAACGCTGAG ACGCAGAGTGAGAAGCTGCTGACATGGAACCTAGCTGTCAGAGATTTTAACATTCTGGTCAACCTAGTGAAG GTGTTTGATTCCAGACCAGTTCTCAACGTGTGCCTAAAG TATGGCCGTCTTTTCTTGGAGTCTTTCCTGAAATTGGGGATGCCGCTGCTGGACTACAGTTTCAAAAAGCACAAG GGGGAAGTCCACAACCTCCTCAAGACCTTCCAGCTCAGCACCAGGCAGCTCCATCACATGTGTGGGCACTCGAAG ATTCGACAAGATGTGAGTCTGACCAACCATGTGCCGGCCTTGAAGAAGAGCCTCGAGCAGTTTCTGTACAGAGTGAAGGCCACGCTCACACTCAACAACTGTCAGGAGGCATTTTGGATCGGCACTTTGAAAAACCGCAACCTGAAG GGTGAAGAGATCCtttcacagaggtcacaggacagtgacgacgatgacgatgacgagGAGGAGCAGGGTCCAGCGCTGTCTGCACAGGCGAAGGCTGAA GCCAAGATAAGTGACTCTGAGGAGAGTACGAAGATAAACGGAGTGAACGATGTGGATGAAGAAGATATTACAGAGGACTCTGAGTAA
- the fancd2 gene encoding Fanconi anemia group D2 protein isoform X2, with product MLRKKRRSSADKGETSTTTNKAKKSRSTGRHPKVAVPVVTNESAFTIFLREAGVTLKRGGTSNEIAVDQVVFQKRIEQQIRKSPKYPGVVQEFVTGLESHIEDADSFRNCLLPCVPRLSDGDDSSASSFQESLLRMLLAIELLQTSIINTLLEKLPEFMLDGTGDGGLSIPRMIINQLKWLDRVVDSKELAEKLMELVSVAPVDVARDIITSLPEILEDSQHNDIARELNSLLQTNTQLTVPILDALSSLNLSSSLLTEVRGAVMATLAAVQLEDLPVVVKFILHSVSASDAHEVVNDLRQKLELEQCVLPPVLQASQSRMKSKGATEVTSTPGAGNSITLTLDGIKSAVRFQKTISEAWLKAIESVDEAEDHKVIDLLVLFILHCTNANLSRRGAERVLKLKVRTGLIQETLLQKTFRDYSQVLRGYFPSILSLAQCLLRSHDPCVVPFGGFMYRLSFTVFDSYCQQEVVGSLVTHVCSGVAGEVDMALELLCDLVTEKPTEMALYAVFVKGILDYMDNLTPQQIRRLFHLLSRLAFGQQQQGSHIQDDMHIVIRKQLSSTVPKYKRIGIIGAIRIVGSMGAFRPKVKDTQNEALPQETFRQVTALLELVRSSSESSPEATALFYDELANLISSSTLDPSVQEHISKSVIDDFQNDFVVDVCPEIKGSFPLPVHLMYNLEVLDENSIAINLLPLLAKDIQNKSEQQSQSKKAHKRVSPLCLAPFFRLLRLCEEKQNPGTLENIDGLLGCPLVLTDMGVVEKIESLSKAEREFLCNLLFYTINWFRETVNAFCGQKETEMKMKVMTRLQNITYLQTLLERVLAGTPGFLPPVANFDGDSAEGAILVSSTAPVNKAKKDGTGKKRKAAGKSSLDSSSMHDETTEADDTQQEQPEKEKEKEILHGVSLVSYRQFFRELDVEVLSVLQCGLLSRSLLDSELHTKVQEEVLLGPAELVLLLEDMLRKLEFSLTSAPVKRAPFLKARADKSAGFSHLQQRSAKDIATFCVQLLPALCSHLENCHNHFQTLLTDNNGVMDGPATDVQEQQLMTSCYQLLLRVLNTTFSWSGFSLPGQRSLLKKALGVVAERLKGQSELILEKLVKHSIKYLLNFSGTMPSLSTALCLTRLLSTVSEKGGNPAAFREQTASLVKRFLSQDWVTASGEKERGSKFNETLHTLLSIYLENVDDVLTAVEEIAENQVSELVNASKDEGSSSWPTLNRQTFLVFYKVMMAELEKAVKKIPASKMSDNAETQSEKLLTWNLAVRDFNILVNLVKVFDSRPVLNVCLKYGRLFLESFLKLGMPLLDYSFKKHKGEVHNLLKTFQLSTRQLHHMCGHSKIRQDVSLTNHVPALKKSLEQFLYRVKATLTLNNCQEAFWIGTLKNRNLKGEEILSQRSQDSDDDDDDEEEQGPALSAQAKAEAKISDSEESTKINGVNDVDEEDITEDSE from the exons ATGTTGCGCAAAAAACGACGCTCGTCTGCGGATAAAGGAGAGACATCCACCACAACTAACA AGGCAAAGAAGAGCCGCAGCACAGGTCGTCATCCTAAAGTCGCCGTTCCTGTCGTCACTAATGAAAGTGCATTTACCATATTCCTGAGAGAAGCAGGTGTCACCTTAAAGCGAGGTGGCACATCCAATGAGATCG ctgTCGATCAAGTCGTCTTCCAGAAAAGGATAGAGCAACAAATACGGAAGAGTCCCAAGTACCCTGGA GTTGTTCAGGAGTTTGTCACTGGGTTAGAGAGTCACATTGAAGACGCAGATAGTTTTAGGAATTGCCTCCTGCCGTGTGTCCCGCGATTGTCTGACGGAGATGACAG TTCTGCCAGCTCATTCCAGGAAAGTCTGCTACGCATGCTGTTGGCTATTGAACTTCTGCAG ACTTCCATCATTAACACCTTGCTTGAAAAACTCCCCGAGTTCATGCTCGATGG AACCGGAGATGGAGGACTCAGCATTCCACGCATGATCATTAACCAGCTCAAATGGCTCGACAGGGTGGTGGACAGCAAG GAGTTGGCAGAGAAGCTCATGGAGCTGGTGTCCGTAGCGCCGGTGGATGTCGCGCGAGACATAATCACCAGTCTGCCCGAGATACTGGAAGACTCGCAGCACAATGACATCGCCAGAGAGCTCAA cTCTTTGCTCCAGACCAACACTCAGCTGACCGTTCCCATCCTGGACGCTCTCTCCAGTCTGAACCTCAGCTCCTCATTACTGACTGAG GTCCGTGGAGCAGTTATGGCCACGCTGGCTGCCGTGCAGCTGGAAGACCTGCCCGTGGTTGTCAAGTTCATCCTGCACTCTGTTTCAGCCTCTGACGCACATGAG gtGGTGAATGATCTTCGTCagaagctggagctggagcagtGTGTTCTCCCTCCAGTGTTGCAGGCCTCTCAGAGCCGCATGAAGAGCAAAGGAGCAacaga GGTCACGTCCACTCCAGGAGCTGGGAACAGCATTACACTGACACTGGACGGCATCAAGTCAGCAGTGAGATTTCAAAAAACTATTTCAGAGGCTTGGCTCAAg GCAATCGAGTCTGTGGATGAAGCTGAGGACCACAAG GTAATAGATCTGCTGGTGCTGTTCATCCTCCACTGCACCAATGCCAACCTTAGTCGACGAGGAGCAGAGCGAGTGCTGAAGCTTAAAGTGAGGACAGGACTGATTCAGGAGACTCTGCTGCAGAAGACCTTCAGGGACTATTCCCAG GTCTTGCGAGGGTATTTCCCGTCCATCTTGTCTTTGGCTCAGTGCTTGTTGCGCTCCCATGACCCCTGTGTGGTCCCTTTTGGCGGATTCATGTACCGACTCTCCTTCACCGTGTTTGACTCGTACTGCCAACAA GAGGTGGTGGGCTCTTTAGTGACCCATGTCTGCAGTGGTGTGGCGGGGGAGGTGGACATGGCCCTGGAGCTTCTCTGTGACCTGGTCACAGAGAAACCCACAGAAATGGCTCTGTATGCCGTCTTTGTGAAG GGGATTTTGGACTACATGGACAACCTCACACCTCAGCAGATACGCAGACTTTTCCACCTCCTGAGCAGACTGGCCTTTGGGCAGCAGCAACAAGGCTCTCACATTCAG GACGACATGCACATCGTGATCCGTAAGCAGCTCTCCAGCACCGTGCCCAAGTACAAGCGCATCGGCATCATTGGTGCCATCAGGATTGTAGGCAGCATGGGGGCCTTCAG GCCCAAAGTGAAGGACACACAGAATGAGGCGTTACCTCAGGAGACGTTCAGACAG GTGACGGCTCTGTTGGAACTCGTGAGGTCAAGCAGCGAGAGTTCACCCGAGGCCACGGCTCTGTTCTACGATGAACTCGCCAATCTAATCTCGAGCTCCACCCTGGACCCGAGTGTGCAG GAACACATTTCAAAGAGCGTCATAGACGACTTTCAGAACGACTTTGTGGTGGATGTTTGCCCTGAAATAAAAGG GTCCTTCCCTCTACCGGTTCATTTGATGTACAACCTGGAAGTACTGGATGAGAACAGCATCGCCATCAACCTGTTGCCTCTGCTGGCGAAAGATATTCAGAACAAAAGCGAGCAGCAGAGTCAAAGCAAGAAGGCGCACAA gagagtgtctcctctctgtctggcTCCGTTTTTTCGCCTCCTGAGACTGTGTGAGGAGAAGCAGAATCCTGGAACCCTGGAAAACATTGATGGTCTTCTGG GCTGTCCTCTGGTCCTTACAGACATGGGTGTAGTGGAGAAAATCGAGAGCCTGTCGAAAGCTGAGAGGGAGTTTCTTTGTAACTTACTCTTTTACACCATCAACTGGTTCAGAGAG ACTGTAAATGCATTTTGTGGGCAAAAAGAAactgagatgaagatgaaggtgaTGACCCGACTGCAGAACATCACGTACCTTCAGACGCTGCTGGAGAGGGTGCTGGCTG GAACGCCTGGTTTTCTTCCACCTGTTGCTAACTTTGATGGAGACAGCGCAGAGGGAGCAATACTAGTTAGTTCCACTGCTCCTGTGAACAAGGCAAAGAAAG ATGGTacaggaaagaagaggaaggcAGCCGGTAAGAGCTCCTTAGACAGCAGCTCCATGCACGATGAGACGACTGAGGCAGATGACACTCAGCAG GAGCAGCccgagaaggagaaggagaaggagatcTTACATGGAGTCAGTCTGGTGTCCTACAGACAGTTTTTCAGGGAGCTGGACGTGGAGGTGCTGAGCGTGCTGCAGTGTGGCCTCCTGTCTCGCTCACTGTTGGACTCTGAGCTCCACACCAAA GTGCAAGAGGAAGTCCTGCTGGGTCCGGCCGAGCTCGTCCTCCTGCTGGAGGACATGCTTCGCAAACTGGAGTTCAGTCTCACCTCTGCTCCTGTCAAGAGAGCGCCGTTCCTCAAG gCAAGAGCTGATAAAAGCGCTGGTTTCTCCCATCTGCAGCAGAGGAGCGCCAAGGACATCGCTACCTTCTGTGTGCAGCTGTTACCTGCGCTCTGCTCACACTTGGAGAACTGCCACAACCACTTTCAG ACTCTGCTGACGGACAACAACGGTGTCATGGATGGACCGGCCACAGACGTGCAGGAGCAACAGTTGATGACATCTTGCTATCAGCTGCTCCTGCGGGTTCTGAACACCACCTTCAGCTG gTCTGGATTCAGTTTGCCAGGTCAGAGAAGTTTACTGAAGAAAGCTCTGGGAGTTGTCGCTGAACGACTCAAGGGACAGTCCGAGTTGATCCTGGAGAAGCTCGTTAA acACTCCATCAAGTACCTGCTCAACTTCAGCGGCACGATGCCGAGTCTCAGCACCGCTCTGTGTCTCACCCGGCTTCTGTCCACCGTGTCGGAGAAAGGAGGAAACCCCGCTGCCTTCCGAGAGCAAACCG CTTCACTTGTGAAGCGTTTCCTGAGTCAAGACTGGGTGACGGCCAGTGGAGAGAAGGAGCGAGGGAGCAAATTCAATGAAACACTTCACACTCTTCTAAG CATCTACCTAGAAAATGTCGACGACGTTCTAACGGCCGTGGAGGAAATAGCTGAAAATCAAGTCTCTGAGCTCGTTAATGCATCAAAGGACGAGGGCTCGTCATCGTGGCCCACTCTCAACAG GCAAACATTCCTGGTCTTCTATAAAGTGATGATGGCAGAGCTGGAAAAAGCTGTCAAGAAGATTCCTGCGAGCAAAATGAGTGACAACGCTGAG ACGCAGAGTGAGAAGCTGCTGACATGGAACCTAGCTGTCAGAGATTTTAACATTCTGGTCAACCTAGTGAAG GTGTTTGATTCCAGACCAGTTCTCAACGTGTGCCTAAAG TATGGCCGTCTTTTCTTGGAGTCTTTCCTGAAATTGGGGATGCCGCTGCTGGACTACAGTTTCAAAAAGCACAAG GGGGAAGTCCACAACCTCCTCAAGACCTTCCAGCTCAGCACCAGGCAGCTCCATCACATGTGTGGGCACTCGAAG ATTCGACAAGATGTGAGTCTGACCAACCATGTGCCGGCCTTGAAGAAGAGCCTCGAGCAGTTTCTGTACAGAGTGAAGGCCACGCTCACACTCAACAACTGTCAGGAGGCATTTTGGATCGGCACTTTGAAAAACCGCAACCTGAAG GGTGAAGAGATCCtttcacagaggtcacaggacagtgacgacgatgacgatgacgagGAGGAGCAGGGTCCAGCGCTGTCTGCACAGGCGAAGGCTGAA GCCAAGATAAGTGACTCTGAGGAGAGTACGAAGATAAACGGAGTGAACGATGTGGATGAAGAAGATATTACAGAGGACTCTGAGTAA